One genomic region from Candidatus Abyssobacteria bacterium SURF_5 encodes:
- a CDS encoding radical SAM protein, with protein MSENKILLINPNLMKPPVAPIAIDYLASALQAAGFSIDFLDLAFEDDIDTALRRAAENDFLYIGITIRNVDDSYFATRDFCLARIRPIIERLRQLSDAPLVLGGVGYSIFPAAALEYLGADYGIRGDGEAPAIALGQALLKGNSTSEIAGLVWRQDGNIRQNPPAPIDLNSVDLTQRETVDNKRYFREGGMVGFESKRGCSGSCSYCADPQAKGTNCRLRPPDEVARELAGLADRGITCFHTCDSEFNIPRSHAADVCRAMIRAGLDEKMRWYAYMNPAFFDKELALLMKRTGCAGINFGADHSNALLLKALGRAHSADSLLDAARLCREQDIECMFDLLLGSPGETPDTLREAIDFMKNTPASCIGASLGVRLYPHTPLADKLLRLPEPQRAGIHGLDGDERNLLRPVYYVSPFLGDDPYALLADVVGGDDRFFVASPQREGNDYNYNNNSVLSDAIRSGESGAFWNILRRMKQKNKP; from the coding sequence ATGAGCGAAAACAAGATTCTCCTCATCAATCCGAATCTGATGAAGCCGCCCGTCGCGCCGATTGCAATCGATTATCTCGCGTCAGCGCTGCAAGCGGCCGGTTTCTCCATCGATTTCCTGGACCTCGCTTTTGAAGATGATATCGATACGGCCCTGCGGCGGGCGGCAGAGAACGATTTTTTGTACATCGGAATCACGATCCGCAACGTCGACGACTCCTACTTCGCTACCCGCGATTTTTGTCTCGCCCGCATACGACCCATCATCGAGCGACTGAGACAGCTTTCTGATGCCCCGCTTGTCCTGGGCGGAGTAGGCTACTCGATTTTTCCGGCGGCGGCGCTTGAATATCTGGGCGCCGATTACGGAATTCGAGGTGACGGCGAGGCGCCGGCAATTGCGCTGGGCCAAGCCCTCCTCAAAGGAAATTCCACATCAGAGATCGCAGGCCTTGTATGGAGGCAAGATGGCAATATCCGTCAGAATCCGCCCGCACCGATCGATTTGAACTCGGTGGACCTGACCCAGCGCGAGACAGTCGACAACAAGCGCTATTTCAGAGAAGGCGGCATGGTTGGTTTCGAATCGAAGCGCGGCTGCAGCGGTTCGTGCTCTTACTGCGCCGATCCGCAGGCTAAGGGAACAAATTGCCGGCTTCGCCCGCCGGACGAGGTGGCCCGCGAGCTTGCGGGCCTTGCGGATAGGGGAATCACCTGTTTTCACACCTGCGACAGCGAGTTCAACATACCGCGCTCGCATGCTGCCGACGTGTGCCGGGCGATGATTCGCGCCGGACTCGACGAAAAGATGCGATGGTATGCCTACATGAATCCGGCCTTTTTCGACAAGGAACTGGCGCTGCTGATGAAGAGAACGGGATGCGCCGGCATCAATTTTGGGGCCGATCACTCGAATGCGCTTCTGCTCAAGGCCCTGGGAAGGGCCCACTCCGCCGACTCGCTTCTCGATGCGGCTCGATTATGTCGCGAACAGGATATCGAATGCATGTTTGACCTGCTGCTCGGGTCGCCGGGCGAGACGCCGGATACGCTCCGCGAGGCAATCGACTTCATGAAGAACACGCCCGCCTCTTGTATCGGCGCGAGCCTGGGAGTCAGACTTTATCCGCATACTCCGCTGGCGGATAAATTGCTCCGCCTGCCCGAGCCGCAAAGGGCGGGCATCCACGGACTGGATGGAGACGAGCGCAACCTGCTTCGCCCGGTTTACTACGTGTCTCCGTTCTTGGGAGATGACCCCTACGCCCTGCTTGCGGACGTTGTCGGCGGCGACGACCGCTTTTTCGTTGCTTCGCCTCAGCGCGAAGGCAACGACTACAACTACAATAACAATTCTGTTCTATCCGACGCGATTCGCTCCGGCGAGTCGGGCGCGTTCTGGAATATTCTGCGGCGCATGAAACAGAAGAATAAACCCTGA
- a CDS encoding alpha/beta hydrolase, whose product MPFCYLEGRRIFYERFGEGAPIVLVHGAGQDTTSWRYNIPFFAETHAVYAIDLPGHGKSEVVLPPIKKTEKYARFVWEFIEELEIRHPVLMGHSMGAGICMTVALEHGENVGGVVPVDGADKVVGVFASEIHQAYLESPLDLKIEMTMESFRSLCSKTTPAARIEEIAQDLLRIHPEVTAADTQAFNSFDICNTSHRIGVPVLLISGADDFLVTPDMVRGTGKKLKNSQVVILDGVGHFPHTEAPERFNEAVGRFLKSLQSQKA is encoded by the coding sequence ATGCCATTCTGTTACCTCGAGGGCAGGCGCATATTCTATGAACGGTTTGGAGAAGGCGCGCCGATAGTACTTGTTCATGGAGCGGGGCAGGATACAACCTCATGGCGATATAACATTCCTTTTTTTGCGGAGACTCATGCGGTTTACGCAATCGATCTGCCCGGGCACGGCAAATCGGAGGTCGTGCTGCCGCCGATAAAGAAAACGGAAAAATACGCCCGCTTCGTCTGGGAATTCATCGAGGAACTCGAGATCAGGCATCCCGTGCTGATGGGGCATTCAATGGGCGCCGGCATCTGCATGACGGTCGCCCTCGAACATGGCGAAAACGTCGGCGGTGTTGTGCCCGTTGACGGCGCGGACAAAGTGGTCGGCGTTTTCGCTTCTGAAATCCATCAGGCATATCTGGAGTCGCCGCTCGACTTGAAGATCGAGATGACGATGGAATCGTTTCGGTCGCTCTGCTCGAAGACGACCCCGGCCGCCCGTATCGAGGAGATAGCGCAGGACCTGCTGCGGATTCATCCGGAGGTCACGGCCGCCGACACGCAGGCATTCAATTCATTCGATATCTGCAACACGTCTCATCGAATCGGTGTGCCTGTTCTCTTGATCTCGGGGGCGGACGATTTTCTGGTAACGCCGGATATGGTGCGCGGGACCGGCAAGAAACTTAAGAATTCGCAGGTTGTGATTCTGGATGGGGTGGGCCATTTTCCGCATACAGAGGCGCCGGAAAGATTTAACGAGGCGGTGGGACGGTTTCTTAAGTCCTTACAGTCGCAGAAGGCATGA
- a CDS encoding PadR family transcriptional regulator: MNEINREILLAFWKVHILCHAAEGPLVGQWMLQELRRHGYDVSPGTLYPILARMEARGWLWCQRDPGGGPRARKEYYLTKQGRAVLAVVERQVNELHGELSRLSKKKPKK, translated from the coding sequence ATGAATGAAATCAACCGCGAGATTCTGCTCGCCTTCTGGAAGGTGCACATTCTCTGCCACGCCGCTGAGGGGCCGCTCGTGGGACAGTGGATGCTCCAGGAATTGAGACGCCACGGCTACGATGTCAGCCCGGGCACGCTTTACCCGATCCTCGCGCGTATGGAGGCGCGCGGATGGCTTTGGTGCCAGCGAGATCCGGGTGGCGGGCCCCGCGCGCGGAAGGAATATTATCTGACGAAGCAGGGGCGCGCGGTACTGGCCGTGGTGGAAAGGCAGGTCAACGAACTGCACGGGGAGCTGTCGAGACTGTCGAAGAAGAAACCAAAAAAATGA
- a CDS encoding GNAT family N-acetyltransferase → MNAKRKSIEIHPVESRKDLLDFIRFPWEVYRGDTHWVPPIIKEQEKFLRPENPYFKHAEAEYYLAKVDGKICGRISMSIDQNYINFHGEKMGTFGFFEALNDHEVAARLLDTVRDRLKEKGMEVMRGPFCFTTNHESCGLLVDGFDLDPVVLTSYNPRYYVPLLEEYGLKKAKDLYSYLLKYEDVDFSYVRQLADKAAENHVYARMINLREAGIEAQRVKKVYNNAWSKNWGFVPLTDEEFEDIYRHLLMVAVEDLIYIGMMDEKPIGYYMFIPDFNIIVKKFNGKVGPLNMLRFLRAKTRLKRGRLFMLGVDREYQKTGVAAAMVVNGYDAAIRRGYTEAEFSWILEDNIATRTMCEMFGGKIYKTHRIYEMSLSA, encoded by the coding sequence ATGAATGCCAAAAGGAAATCCATCGAAATCCATCCTGTCGAATCGAGGAAAGACCTGCTGGATTTTATCAGGTTCCCCTGGGAAGTATATCGAGGAGACACTCATTGGGTTCCGCCAATCATCAAGGAGCAGGAGAAGTTTCTCAGGCCCGAAAATCCCTATTTCAAGCATGCCGAGGCCGAATACTATCTTGCAAAAGTCGACGGCAAAATCTGCGGCCGGATATCCATGAGCATCGATCAGAATTACATCAATTTCCACGGCGAGAAAATGGGCACGTTCGGATTCTTTGAGGCTCTGAACGATCATGAGGTCGCCGCCCGGCTGCTGGATACGGTTCGCGACCGGCTCAAAGAAAAGGGAATGGAAGTGATGCGGGGGCCCTTCTGCTTCACGACAAACCATGAGTCGTGCGGACTACTGGTGGACGGATTCGACCTCGACCCGGTGGTCCTTACTTCATACAACCCGCGTTATTATGTGCCTCTGTTGGAAGAATATGGTCTCAAGAAGGCTAAGGACCTGTATTCCTATCTGCTGAAGTATGAGGATGTGGATTTTTCCTACGTGCGGCAGTTGGCGGATAAAGCCGCCGAAAACCACGTATATGCGCGCATGATCAATCTTCGTGAGGCCGGCATCGAGGCGCAACGGGTCAAGAAGGTGTATAACAACGCCTGGAGCAAGAACTGGGGATTTGTGCCTCTGACGGATGAAGAATTCGAGGATATTTACCGGCACTTGCTGATGGTCGCGGTTGAAGACCTCATTTATATCGGCATGATGGACGAGAAGCCGATCGGTTATTACATGTTTATTCCCGATTTCAATATCATCGTGAAAAAGTTCAACGGCAAGGTTGGCCCTCTCAACATGCTGCGTTTCCTGCGGGCAAAAACCAGGCTCAAGCGGGGGCGTCTTTTCATGCTGGGCGTCGACAGAGAGTACCAAAAGACGGGAGTTGCGGCCGCAATGGTTGTCAACGGGTACGATGCCGCCATCCGCCGCGGTTATACGGAAGCCGAGTTCTCCTGGATTCTGGAAGATAATATCGCAACGCGCACGATGTGCGAGATGTTCGGCGGAAAAATATACAAGACCCACCGCATCTACGAAATGTCCTTATCTGCGTAG
- a CDS encoding ketoacyl-ACP synthase III, giving the protein MPRAAIRGLGQYLPERVVRNDDLAKMFETSDEWIRQRTGITERRYVEDGTGPADLAVKATADAVKAAGIQLTDIEFIIFATLNPDYFFPGSACILQEKLGLAGIGALDIRNQCSGFIYSLSVADAFIRMGMYRRILVVGAEVHSSGLEFSDRGRDVTVLFGDGAGALILEATEEDCGILSTHLHADGRFAQDLWIEAPAACMMPRVTPEMLQEGRHYPRMNGKKVFKMAVEKLPEVINEGLRANGLTIDDVSLFIPHQANLRINELVARHLKLPPERMYNNIQRYGNTTAASIPIALNEALQEGKAKKGDVVLLAAFGSGFTWGSCLLRL; this is encoded by the coding sequence ATGCCAAGAGCTGCGATACGGGGGCTGGGACAGTATCTGCCTGAGCGGGTGGTAAGGAACGATGATCTGGCAAAGATGTTCGAGACCAGCGACGAATGGATTCGCCAGAGGACCGGCATCACGGAGAGAAGATATGTCGAAGACGGCACCGGCCCGGCCGATCTGGCCGTAAAAGCGACTGCGGACGCCGTCAAAGCGGCCGGCATTCAACTGACCGATATCGAATTCATCATCTTTGCGACGCTGAACCCCGACTACTTTTTTCCCGGGTCGGCTTGCATTCTCCAGGAGAAGCTGGGTCTCGCCGGCATCGGCGCGCTTGATATCCGAAATCAGTGCTCCGGCTTTATTTACAGCCTCTCGGTTGCGGACGCCTTCATCCGGATGGGGATGTACCGGCGAATCCTGGTGGTCGGCGCCGAGGTGCATTCTTCCGGTCTCGAATTCAGCGATCGCGGCCGTGACGTCACCGTTTTATTCGGCGACGGCGCGGGCGCGCTGATCCTTGAGGCGACCGAAGAGGACTGCGGAATTCTGTCAACCCATCTCCATGCGGACGGCCGTTTTGCCCAGGACCTCTGGATCGAGGCGCCTGCCGCATGCATGATGCCGCGGGTGACGCCCGAGATGCTGCAGGAGGGGCGCCATTATCCGCGGATGAACGGGAAGAAAGTCTTCAAGATGGCGGTCGAGAAGTTGCCGGAGGTTATCAATGAGGGGCTTCGAGCGAACGGCCTCACGATCGATGACGTGAGCCTGTTTATCCCGCATCAGGCGAACCTTCGCATCAACGAGCTTGTCGCACGCCATTTGAAACTGCCACCGGAGAGAATGTACAACAACATCCAGCGCTACGGCAACACGACCGCGGCCTCAATTCCGATCGCGCTGAACGAAGCGCTTCAGGAGGGGAAGGCGAAAAAGGGCGATGTCGTGCTGTTGGCCGCCTTCGGGTCGGGCTTCACCTGGGGCTCATGCCTTCTGCGACTGTAA